A portion of the Homo sapiens chromosome 16, GRCh38.p14 Primary Assembly genome contains these proteins:
- the NPIPB15 gene encoding nuclear pore complex-interacting protein family member B15 isoform 3 (isoform 3 is encoded by transcript variant 3) produces the protein MHTKKRVSSFRGNKIGLKDVITLRRHVETKVRAKIRKRKVTTKINRHDKINGKRKTARKQKMFQRAQELRRRAEDYHKCKIPPSARKPLCNWVRMAAAEHRHSSGLPCWPYLTAEALKNRMGRQPPPPTQQHSITDNSLSLKTPPECLLHPLPPSVDDNIKECPLAPLPPSVDDNLKEYLLVPLPPSPLPPSVDDNLKDCLFVPLPPSPLPPSVDDNLKTPPLATQEAEAEKPPKPKRWRVDEVEQSPKPKRRRADEVEQSPKPKRQREAEAQQLPKPKRRRLSKLRTRHCTQAWAIRINPWVEKKKKIKKQNKTHAPKTN, from the exons ATGCACACAAAGAAAAGAGTTTCTTCCTTTCGAGGAAATAAAATTGGCCTGAAAGACGTCATTACTCTACGGAGGCATGTGGAAACAAAAGTTAGAGCTAAAATCCGTAAGAGGAAGGTGACAACGAAAATCAACCGTCATGACAAAATCAATGGAAAGAGGAAGACCGCCAGAAAACA GAAAATGTTTCAACGTGCGCAAGAGTTGCGGCGGCGGGCAGAGGACTACCACAAATGCAAA ATCCCCCCTTCTGCAAGAAAGCCTCTTTGCAACTGG GTCAGAATGGCGGCAGCGGAGCATCGTCATTCTTCAGGATTGCCCTGCTGGCCCTACCTCACAGCTGAAGCTTTAAAAAACAGGATGGGCCGCCAGCCACCTCCTCCAACTCAACAACATTCTATAACTGATAACTCCCTGAGCCTCAAGACACCTCCCGAATGTCTCCTTcatccccttccaccctcagtgGATGATAATATCAAGGAGTGTCCTCTTGCTCCTCTTCCACCCTCAGTGGATGATAATCTGAAGGAGTATCTCCTGGTCCCTCTTCCACCCTCTCCTCTTCCACCCTCAGTGGATGATAATCTGAAGGACTGTCTCTTTGTCCCTCTTCCACCCTCTCCTCTTCCACCCTCAgtggatgataatctcaagactcctcccttagctactcaggaggccgaggcggaaaaACCACCcaaacccaagaggtggagggtGGATGAGGTGGAACAATCACCgaaacccaagaggcggagggcGGATGAGGTGGAACAATCGCCcaagcccaagaggcagagggaggccgaggcacaacaATTACCcaaacccaagaggcggaggttgagtAAGCTGagaacacgccattgcactcaagcctgggcaataagaataaATCCGTGggtcgaaaaaaagaaaaaaatcaaaaaacaaaacaaaacccacgcTCCAAAAACAAACTAa
- the NPIPB15 gene encoding nuclear pore complex-interacting protein family member B15 isoform X3: MRLRFWLLIWLLLGFISHQPTPVSFLKTIFWSRNGHDGSTDVQQRAWRSNRSRQKGLRSICMHTKKRVSSFRGNKIGLKDVITLRRHVETKVRAKIRKRKVTTKINRHDKINGKRKTARKQKMFQRAQELRRRAEDYHKCKIPPSARKPLCNWLCAQALQREMAERKAAYRHHSPIPVRMAAAEHRHSSGLPCWPYLTAEALKNRMGRQPPPPTQQHSITDNSLSLKTPPECLLHPLPPSVDDNIKECPLAPLPPSVDDNLKEYLLVPLPPSPLPPSVDDNLKDCLFVPLPPSPLPPSVDDNLKTPPLATQEAEAEKPPKPKRWRVDEVEQSPKPKRRRADEVEQSPKPKRQREAEAQQLPKPKRRRLSKLRTRHCTQAWAIRINPWVEKKKKIKKQNKTHAPKTN, encoded by the exons GTGTCTTTCCTGAAGACTATCTTCTGGTCTCGAAATGGACATGATGGATCCACGGATGTACAGCAGAGAGCCTGGAGGTCCAACCGCAGTAGACAGAAAG GGCTGAGGTCCATTTGTATGCACACAAAGAAAAGAGTTTCTTCCTTTCGAGGAAATAAAATTGGCCTGAAAGACGTCATTACTCTACGGAGGCATGTGGAAACAAAAGTTAGAGCTAAAATCCGTAAGAGGAAGGTGACAACGAAAATCAACCGTCATGACAAAATCAATGGAAAGAGGAAGACCGCCAGAAAACA GAAAATGTTTCAACGTGCGCAAGAGTTGCGGCGGCGGGCAGAGGACTACCACAAATGCAAA ATCCCCCCTTCTGCAAGAAAGCCTCTTTGCAACTGG CTCTGTGCTCAAGCCCTGCAGAGGGAGATGGCAGAGAGGAAGGCTGCCTACAGGCATCACAGTCCCATCCCT GTCAGAATGGCGGCAGCGGAGCATCGTCATTCTTCAGGATTGCCCTGCTGGCCCTACCTCACAGCTGAAGCTTTAAAAAACAGGATGGGCCGCCAGCCACCTCCTCCAACTCAACAACATTCTATAACTGATAACTCCCTGAGCCTCAAGACACCTCCCGAATGTCTCCTTcatccccttccaccctcagtgGATGATAATATCAAGGAGTGTCCTCTTGCTCCTCTTCCACCCTCAGTGGATGATAATCTGAAGGAGTATCTCCTGGTCCCTCTTCCACCCTCTCCTCTTCCACCCTCAGTGGATGATAATCTGAAGGACTGTCTCTTTGTCCCTCTTCCACCCTCTCCTCTTCCACCCTCAgtggatgataatctcaagactcctcccttagctactcaggaggccgaggcggaaaaACCACCcaaacccaagaggtggagggtGGATGAGGTGGAACAATCACCgaaacccaagaggcggagggcGGATGAGGTGGAACAATCGCCcaagcccaagaggcagagggaggccgaggcacaacaATTACCcaaacccaagaggcggaggttgagtAAGCTGagaacacgccattgcactcaagcctgggcaataagaataaATCCGTGggtcgaaaaaaagaaaaaaatcaaaaaacaaaacaaaacccacgcTCCAAAAACAAACTAa
- the NPIPB15 gene encoding nuclear pore complex-interacting protein family member B15 isoform X5, producing the protein MFQRAQELRRRAEDYHKCKIPPSARKPLCNWLCAQALQREMAERKAAYRHHSPIPVRMAAAEHRHSSGLPCWPYLTAEALKNRMGRQPPPPTQQHSITDNSLSLKTPPECLLHPLPPSVDDNIKECPLAPLPPSVDDNLKEYLLVPLPPSPLPPSVDDNLKDCLFVPLPPSPLPPSVDDNLKTPPLATQEAEAEKPPKPKRWRVDEVEQSPKPKRRRADEVEQSPKPKRQREAEAQQLPKPKRRRLSKLRTRHCTQAWAIRINPWVEKKKKIKKQNKTHAPKTN; encoded by the exons ATGTTTCAACGTGCGCAAGAGTTGCGGCGGCGGGCAGAGGACTACCACAAATGCAAA ATCCCCCCTTCTGCAAGAAAGCCTCTTTGCAACTGG CTCTGTGCTCAAGCCCTGCAGAGGGAGATGGCAGAGAGGAAGGCTGCCTACAGGCATCACAGTCCCATCCCT GTCAGAATGGCGGCAGCGGAGCATCGTCATTCTTCAGGATTGCCCTGCTGGCCCTACCTCACAGCTGAAGCTTTAAAAAACAGGATGGGCCGCCAGCCACCTCCTCCAACTCAACAACATTCTATAACTGATAACTCCCTGAGCCTCAAGACACCTCCCGAATGTCTCCTTcatccccttccaccctcagtgGATGATAATATCAAGGAGTGTCCTCTTGCTCCTCTTCCACCCTCAGTGGATGATAATCTGAAGGAGTATCTCCTGGTCCCTCTTCCACCCTCTCCTCTTCCACCCTCAGTGGATGATAATCTGAAGGACTGTCTCTTTGTCCCTCTTCCACCCTCTCCTCTTCCACCCTCAgtggatgataatctcaagactcctcccttagctactcaggaggccgaggcggaaaaACCACCcaaacccaagaggtggagggtGGATGAGGTGGAACAATCACCgaaacccaagaggcggagggcGGATGAGGTGGAACAATCGCCcaagcccaagaggcagagggaggccgaggcacaacaATTACCcaaacccaagaggcggaggttgagtAAGCTGagaacacgccattgcactcaagcctgggcaataagaataaATCCGTGggtcgaaaaaaagaaaaaaatcaaaaaacaaaacaaaacccacgcTCCAAAAACAAACTAa
- the NPIPB15 gene encoding nuclear pore complex-interacting protein family member B15 isoform X4, giving the protein MRLRFWLLIWLLLGFISHQPTPVSFLKTIFWSRNGHDGSTDVQQRAWRSNRSRQKGLRSICMHTKKRVSSFRGNKIGLKDVITLRRHVETKVRAKIRKRKVTTKINRHDKINGKRKTARKQKMFQRAQELRRRAEDYHKCKIPPSARKPLCNWVRMAAAEHRHSSGLPCWPYLTAEALKNRMGRQPPPPTQQHSITDNSLSLKTPPECLLHPLPPSVDDNIKECPLAPLPPSVDDNLKEYLLVPLPPSPLPPSVDDNLKDCLFVPLPPSPLPPSVDDNLKTPPLATQEAEAEKPPKPKRWRVDEVEQSPKPKRRRADEVEQSPKPKRQREAEAQQLPKPKRRRLSKLRTRHCTQAWAIRINPWVEKKKKIKKQNKTHAPKTN; this is encoded by the exons GTGTCTTTCCTGAAGACTATCTTCTGGTCTCGAAATGGACATGATGGATCCACGGATGTACAGCAGAGAGCCTGGAGGTCCAACCGCAGTAGACAGAAAG GGCTGAGGTCCATTTGTATGCACACAAAGAAAAGAGTTTCTTCCTTTCGAGGAAATAAAATTGGCCTGAAAGACGTCATTACTCTACGGAGGCATGTGGAAACAAAAGTTAGAGCTAAAATCCGTAAGAGGAAGGTGACAACGAAAATCAACCGTCATGACAAAATCAATGGAAAGAGGAAGACCGCCAGAAAACA GAAAATGTTTCAACGTGCGCAAGAGTTGCGGCGGCGGGCAGAGGACTACCACAAATGCAAA ATCCCCCCTTCTGCAAGAAAGCCTCTTTGCAACTGG GTCAGAATGGCGGCAGCGGAGCATCGTCATTCTTCAGGATTGCCCTGCTGGCCCTACCTCACAGCTGAAGCTTTAAAAAACAGGATGGGCCGCCAGCCACCTCCTCCAACTCAACAACATTCTATAACTGATAACTCCCTGAGCCTCAAGACACCTCCCGAATGTCTCCTTcatccccttccaccctcagtgGATGATAATATCAAGGAGTGTCCTCTTGCTCCTCTTCCACCCTCAGTGGATGATAATCTGAAGGAGTATCTCCTGGTCCCTCTTCCACCCTCTCCTCTTCCACCCTCAGTGGATGATAATCTGAAGGACTGTCTCTTTGTCCCTCTTCCACCCTCTCCTCTTCCACCCTCAgtggatgataatctcaagactcctcccttagctactcaggaggccgaggcggaaaaACCACCcaaacccaagaggtggagggtGGATGAGGTGGAACAATCACCgaaacccaagaggcggagggcGGATGAGGTGGAACAATCGCCcaagcccaagaggcagagggaggccgaggcacaacaATTACCcaaacccaagaggcggaggttgagtAAGCTGagaacacgccattgcactcaagcctgggcaataagaataaATCCGTGggtcgaaaaaaagaaaaaaatcaaaaaacaaaacaaaacccacgcTCCAAAAACAAACTAa